The DNA sequence CGATCTCCTGGTCAAAAAGGAAATTTCTGCGACTGAGCTGACTGAGGCGACACTTGGGGATATCAAGGCGCGTGAGACGGCTGTTGGTTCTTTTATCACGGTAGCGGAAGAGGCGGCTTTGGAGCAGGCTCAGACTATAGATGAAGAAGGAATTGATGCGGATAATGCCCTGTCAGGAATTCCTTTAGCGGTTAAGGATAATATTTCGACTAAGGGGATTTTGACAACTGCTGCATCGAAAATTCTCTACAATTATGAACCCATCTTTGATGCGACAGCTGTTCAAAATGCCTATGGAAAAGGTATGATCGTCGTTGGTAAGACCAACATGGACGAGTTTGCCATGGGCGGCTCAACCGAAACTTCCTACTTCAAGAAGACTAAAAATGCTTGGGATCAAAGCAAGGTCCCCGGTGGTTCATCAGGTGGTTCAGCGACAGCAGTAGCTTCTGGTCAGGTTCGTCTGTCACTGGGATCTGATACGGGTGGTTCCATCCGTCAACCGGCAGCTTTTAATGGTGTTGTCGGTCTTAAGCCAACTTATGGTACGGTGTCCCGTTTTGGCCTGATTGCTTTTGGCAGCTCGCTGGATCAGATTGGTCCATTTTCGCAGACTGTTAAAGAAAATGCCCAACTGCTAAATGCTATTGCCAGCGAGGACAAGAAGGATTCCACCTCTGCTCCTGTTCGGATTGCTGATTATACCAGTAAGATTGGGCAAGACATCAAAGGGATGAAAATTGCCCTGCCTAAGGAATACTTGGGCGAAGGCATTGATCCACAAATTAAAGAAAATATTCTAGCAGCGGCTAAGCAGTTTGAAAACTTGGGAGCCATTGTTGAAGAAGTTAGTCTGCCCCATTCCAAGTATGGTGTGGCGGTTTATTACATCATTGCTTCTTCAGAAGCTTCCTCCAACCTGCAACGCTTCGATGGGATTCGCTATGGTTTCCGAGCAGAAGGTGCCGAATCTCTAGAGGATATCTATGTCAAGACTCGCAGCCAAGGCTTTGGTGATGAAGTTAAACGCCGTATCATGCTGGGGACCTTCAGTCTGTCGTCTGGTTACTACGATGCTTATTTCAAGAAGGCTGGTCAGGTACGCAGTCTGATTATCCAAGATTTTGAGAAGGTCTTTGCCAATTATGACCTTATCCTCGGCCCTACAGCACCGCAGGTAGCTTTCGGTTTGGATACGCTCAATCACGACCCTGTTGCCATGTATCTGGCTGACCTTCTGACCATTCCAGTCAATCTAGCTGGGCTACCAGGAATTTCGATTCCATCAGGGTTTGTGGATGGTCTGCCAGTTGGCTTGCAGCTGATTGGTCCTAAATATGGTGAGGAAACTATCTATCAAGCGGCCTCCGCTTTTGAAGCAGTAACTGACTACCATAAGCAGCAGCCAGCAATTTTTGGAGGTGAGAATAAATGAACTTTGAAACCATTATTGGGCTGGAAGTCCATGTGGAATTAAATACCAATTCAAAAATCTTCTCACCATCATCGGCTCATTTTGGTGAGAATCCCAATGCCAATACTAATATCATCGATTGGTCTTTCCCCGGTGTTTTGCCGGTTATGAATAAGGGTGTTATTGATGCGGGAATAAAAGCTGCTTTGGCGCTCAACATGGATATCCACCAGACCATGCACTTTGACCGCAAGAACTATTTCTATCCTGATAATCCAAAAGCCTATCAAATTTCGCAATTTGATGAGCCAATTGGCTATAATGGCTGGCTGGAAGCGCAGCTGGATGATGGTTCGACAAAGAAAATTCGTATTGAACGGGCGCACTTGGAAGAAGATGCTGGTAAGAATACTCACGCTGACGATGGTTATTCCTACGTTGACCTCAACCGTCAGGGTGTGCCTCTGATTGAGATTGTTTCTGAGGCTGATATGCGCTCTCCTGAAGAGGCTTATGCTTATTTGACGGCTTTAAAGGAAATTATCCAGTATACCGGTATTTCTGATGTCAAGATGGAAGAAGGCTCCATGCGGGTTGATGCCAATATTTCCCTGCGTCCTTACGGTCAAGAAG is a window from the Streptococcus criceti HS-6 genome containing:
- the gatA gene encoding Asp-tRNA(Asn)/Glu-tRNA(Gln) amidotransferase subunit GatA, translating into MSFNNKTIEELHDLLVKKEISATELTEATLGDIKARETAVGSFITVAEEAALEQAQTIDEEGIDADNALSGIPLAVKDNISTKGILTTAASKILYNYEPIFDATAVQNAYGKGMIVVGKTNMDEFAMGGSTETSYFKKTKNAWDQSKVPGGSSGGSATAVASGQVRLSLGSDTGGSIRQPAAFNGVVGLKPTYGTVSRFGLIAFGSSLDQIGPFSQTVKENAQLLNAIASEDKKDSTSAPVRIADYTSKIGQDIKGMKIALPKEYLGEGIDPQIKENILAAAKQFENLGAIVEEVSLPHSKYGVAVYYIIASSEASSNLQRFDGIRYGFRAEGAESLEDIYVKTRSQGFGDEVKRRIMLGTFSLSSGYYDAYFKKAGQVRSLIIQDFEKVFANYDLILGPTAPQVAFGLDTLNHDPVAMYLADLLTIPVNLAGLPGISIPSGFVDGLPVGLQLIGPKYGEETIYQAASAFEAVTDYHKQQPAIFGGENK